TACGAACCTGTCTTCGCCTGTTGCGCGCGGGAGATATCCTCGGACGCATGGGTGGGGAAGAATTCGCCGTCACCCTTCCCGAAGAAGGACTGGAAAAAGCCGAGACCATCGCCGAACGGCTCCGCGAGGGGATCGAAAAAATGGAAATTTCCGGTCCGGGCGGCATCATACGGATCACCGTCAGCATCGGCCTGACCCAAGCCAATCCGATTACCGACAGCAACTTTGAAGATGTCCTATACCGGGCGGACCAAGCCCTTTACGACGCCAAACGCGCCGGACGCAATTGCGTGTCGGCCCTTTAGGGTCAGGACCTCTTAATCTGGTGCGTCTGGTTTGTGAAAAATGTCACAAGCCTAGGAGAAGACTTGCCGGAAACGCCGTTCACTTTCAAAAGTCTTCGACGACGCTCTTGGGGCATTTTTCTCAAATCCCTGCGGGACGGGATGAATTTGAGCGCGGATGTCGTTGGAAAACCCTTGCTATGAGGGGCCATTGCGGCGTGTTCTCCGCCTAACCCACACTTAAATTCATCTCCGCCAGACGTATCAGTTTAAGAGGTCCTGACCCTAGAGAACGAACCTCCCGAGAACGACCTTTCCGCCGGATCCCAAAAAAGCCGCCAAACACCCCCACCGTTAAGCATCCGGTCCGCTAAACATCCAAATTAGCGACCTTAAGGGCGTTTTCCTGGATAAAGTCGCGCCGCGGCTCGACCAGATCGCCCATGAGGGTTGAAAAAATTTCCCCGGCGCTATCGACATGTTCGATCTTAACCTGGAGCAATGTCCGCGCATTGGGGTCCAAGGTGGTTTCCCACAACTGTTCGGGGTTCATCTCGCCCAATCCTTTGTAGCGTTGGATGGCGATCCCCTTGCGCCCCAGGGTCATCACGGTATCGACAAGATCGACCGGGCCGGTGACGGGATATTCCTTATCCTTGACCTGTAAAACGCCATGCTTGGCGAAAGTGCGCTGGAGTTCGGACGCCATGCGATCGAGTTGGCGCGCCTCGGCGGAGCGCACCAGCGCGGAATCAATGGCGTGGCTCTGGCGCACGCCGCGCAGGGTCCGCACAAAGACCATTCCACCGTCATCGTCGATCATGCCGCGCCAGCCTCGCTCCAAGGGATCTTCCAAGGCGTCCAGGCGTTTCGCCATGACGCCGGCCACCTCCGCCGCGCGGTTTTCGTCGGCGAGGATGTCCACATTGAGGGCGCCCAAAATGGCGGCCTGTTCGAGCATCGCCATCGGCACGTGGCGCGCGGCGTTGTGCAGAAGCTTCTTGACCCGGCGCGCGGTGAACACCAGGGCGCGCAGATCGTCCGATGCGATTTGCACCCCTTCGTCGGTGGTCAGAACGGTGCCTTCGCCGAGGGCGGCGTTAAACAAATATTCTTCCAGCGCGTCGTCGTCTTTCAGATAAACCTCGGAATTGCCGCGCTTGATGCGGTACAGCGGCGGCTGGGCGATATACAAGTAGCCCCGCTCGATCAATTCGGGCATCTGGCGGTAAAAGAACGTCAACAGCAAGGTGCGAATGTGACTGCCATCGACATCGGCGTCGGTCATGATGATGATTTTATGATAGCGGCACTTATCGGGATTAAAGTCCTCGCGCCCGATCCCGGTGCCCATGGCGGCGATCAGGGTGCCGATTTCCGCCGATGAGAGCATCTTGTCGAAACGCGCCCGTTCGACGTTGAGGATTTTACCCTTGAGCGGCAAAATCGCCTGATTGGAGCGATCGCGGCCCTGCTTGGCGGAACCGCCGGCCGAATCGCCCTCGACGATGAACAGTTCGCTGAGCGCCGGGTCGCGCTGCTGACAATCGGCCAGCTTGCCCGGCAGCGAGGCCATGTCCAACGCCCCCTTACGCCGGGTCAACTCGCGCGCCTTGCGTGCGGCCTCGCGCGCGGCGGCGGCCTCGACAATCTTGCCGATGACTTTTTTCGCCTCGCCGGGATTTTCCTCGAACCACCGGTCCAGCTGTTCGCCGAAGACATTTTCGACCACCGCGCGGACCTCGGACGAAACCAGCTTATCCTTGGTTTGCGAGGAAAACTTCGGATCGGGCGCCTTCACCGAAATCACGCAGGTCAGCCCTTCGCGGGAATCGTCGCCGGTAATCGCGACTTTTTCCTTCTTGGTTAATCCCGTTTTCGTCGCGTAGGCGTTAATCGTGCGCGTCAATGCGGCGCGAAACCCGGCAAGGTGGGTCCCGCCATCGCGCTGGGGAATGTTGTTGGTGAAACACAACGTGCTTTCGTGATAGCTGTCGTTCCACTGCATCGCCACTTCGACGACGATGCCGTCTTTTTCGCCGTTCACCGAAATACACGGCTGGTGCAGCGGGGTCTTAGAGCGATCCAGATACGTCACGAAGGCCTGCAAGCCGCCGTCGTAATGCAAATCGACCACTTTCTCATCGACATGACGCGCGTCCGTCAGGCGCAGGGCGACGCCCGAATTGAGGAACGCCAGTTCGCGCAAGCGGTGCTCAAGTGTGGCGAAGTCGTACTCGGTCATGGTGAAGGTCTCGCTCGACGCCATGAATGTAATCTCGGTGCCGGTGTACGGCGCGCCGTTTTCCTTAAGCGGGGCGGAGCCTACGACTTCGAGCGAACGGGCCGTGTCGCCGCGCTCGAAACGCACGTAGTGCTCCTTGCCGTCGCGGAAAATGCGCACGTCCATCCAATCGGACAGGGCGTTGACCACCGAGACGCCGACCCCGTGCAACCCACCCGAAACCTTATAGGAATTTTGGTTGAATTTCCCTCCGGCATGCAGGTGGGTCATGATCACCTCGGCCGCCGAGACGCCTTCTTCATGGTGAATGCCGACCGGAATACCCCGGCCATTATCCGACACCGTGACCGAACCGTCGGCGTTCAACGTCACCCGGACGAGATCGCAGTACCCGGCCAGCGCCTCGTCGATGGCGTTGTCAACAACCTCATAAACCATATGATGCAGCCCCGAGCCGTCATCGGTATCGCCGATATACATGCCCGGACGTTTGCGCACGGCGTCCAGTCCGCGCAAGACCTTGATCGATCCGGCGTCGTATTTTTCGCCGGCATCGGTCGCGTCGGCTCCACCATTTTCCAGTTCGGGATTTTGGTCGGTCATGATTTTCGTTCGGTCCTTCAGTTCATCTTCGTCAATTGGGCGTTTTCCACCCGATAGAAATGCGCATCCTCGCCCAACGGCGCGAACAAGGTAGGATCTGTCCCGGTAAACCAGGCTTGGCCTCCCGCCTCGGCCACCGCGGCGAATAAGGCCACGCGGTGGTTTTCGTCCAAATGGGCGGCGACCTCGTCCAACAACAACACCGGGGCCACGCCCCGTTCCGCGGCGAGCATCCGCGCCCCGGCCAGAATCAGACCGGTCAACAACATCTTTTGCTCGCCGGTCGAACACATATCGGCCCGATGGCCCTTCACCGCGTGATGCACGACAAGATCGGCGCGATGCGGCAACACGATATCCTTGCGTCCGCCGCCGGCGCCGCCATGGCGGGCGTCGAAAGGCCGACTGTCACGCAAAATTCGGCGCAAATGATCCTCGACCGTCAAGGCGGGCTTGTCTTCGAGCCAACGTTCCACCGACCCGTTCAGATCGACCCGAGCAACCGGGAACGGCGGGCGACCGCGTCGGCACTGTTGGTCCAAACGGTGCGCCATCTCCTGGCGCGCCGCCGCGATGGCGACGGCCCGGCGGGCGATGGTTTCTTCCAAGGCGTTCAGCCAGTGGGCGTCGCCGACGCCATCTTTCAACAATTTCGCGCGCTCACGCACGGCATGGCGATAGGCGTTGGTCCGTCCGACATGGGCGGGATCGAAACCGAACACCAAACGATCGAGAAACCGTCGCCGCGCATCGGCGCCATCGATGAACAAGCGATCCATTTGCGGCGTCAGCCACAGGGCGCTGAAATGTTCGGATAGCGCCGCCTGCGATCTTACGCCCTCGCCATCGATACGCACCACGCGCCGTTCCACGCCCTGGCCGTCGCCATCGAAACCGGTGCCCAGATCGACACGACCGGTAGGGGTATCGAGCCGCGCCGCCACCGCCCAGGTCGAGGTTCCGTTTTGCGTGGCCTCATCGCGTCCGTTCGCACCGGGGGCGGCCAAGACAACATCACTCAGACGCGCTTGGCGCAATCCCCGTCCGGGAACCAAAAACGATACCGCCTCCAACAGGTTGGTCTTTCCCGCCCCGTTCGGCCCACTGAGCACGACGCTGCGCGCATCGGTCTCTATTCGCGTTTGACGGTAGCCACGAAAGCGGGTCAGCGTCAGGCGCGTCACACGCAAGCGATGCGCTCCGACAAGAAAATCTTCCGTATTCCCGCCGTCCGAGGCCCCGGCGCCCCGTTCCGTGCGTCCGTCGAAAGTCGCCGCACCCACGGGATGTGCGGGCGCGGCGAAAGTCACCCCGCCGGACGGCGAATGGGCGGCACCTACACGCAGGGATTTATCCTCGATCATCATGAGACGCGAACCGCGCGGCGTATGGACCGGCCTGGCGGCACTCTCCTTTTTGGGTTGTGACGTCGGAAACCCGCACACCCACCTTAGACACGCATCGGCATAAGGACGTATAGCGCGCTATCGTTGTCGGCCTCGCGCAGAATGGTCGGTGACGCCGCGTCGGCCATCGACATGCGCAAACCGGACGATTCGATCTGGCGAGCGATATCGAGCAAATACGCGGAATTAAACCCAATTTCGATAATCTCGCCCTGGTAGGCGGTTTCCAGCTCCTCGCGCGCACTGCCGCAGTCGGGACTGGATGCTTCCAAAATCAGCGTTCCCGGCGTCAAGGACAACTTCACGGCGCGCGACTTTTCGGTCGAAATCGCCGAAACGCGATCCACCGCGTCGGCGAACAGCTTGCAATCGACCTCGAGTTCTTTGTCGTTGCCCGCCGGGATCACCCGTTCGTAATCGGGAAACTGGCCGTCGATCAATTTCGACGTCAGGACCGCGCCGTCGAAGGCGAATTGAATTTTCG
This genomic window from Varunaivibrio sulfuroxidans contains:
- the gyrB gene encoding DNA topoisomerase (ATP-hydrolyzing) subunit B, whose amino-acid sequence is MTDQNPELENGGADATDAGEKYDAGSIKVLRGLDAVRKRPGMYIGDTDDGSGLHHMVYEVVDNAIDEALAGYCDLVRVTLNADGSVTVSDNGRGIPVGIHHEEGVSAAEVIMTHLHAGGKFNQNSYKVSGGLHGVGVSVVNALSDWMDVRIFRDGKEHYVRFERGDTARSLEVVGSAPLKENGAPYTGTEITFMASSETFTMTEYDFATLEHRLRELAFLNSGVALRLTDARHVDEKVVDLHYDGGLQAFVTYLDRSKTPLHQPCISVNGEKDGIVVEVAMQWNDSYHESTLCFTNNIPQRDGGTHLAGFRAALTRTINAYATKTGLTKKEKVAITGDDSREGLTCVISVKAPDPKFSSQTKDKLVSSEVRAVVENVFGEQLDRWFEENPGEAKKVIGKIVEAAAAREAARKARELTRRKGALDMASLPGKLADCQQRDPALSELFIVEGDSAGGSAKQGRDRSNQAILPLKGKILNVERARFDKMLSSAEIGTLIAAMGTGIGREDFNPDKCRYHKIIIMTDADVDGSHIRTLLLTFFYRQMPELIERGYLYIAQPPLYRIKRGNSEVYLKDDDALEEYLFNAALGEGTVLTTDEGVQIASDDLRALVFTARRVKKLLHNAARHVPMAMLEQAAILGALNVDILADENRAAEVAGVMAKRLDALEDPLERGWRGMIDDDGGMVFVRTLRGVRQSHAIDSALVRSAEARQLDRMASELQRTFAKHGVLQVKDKEYPVTGPVDLVDTVMTLGRKGIAIQRYKGLGEMNPEQLWETTLDPNARTLLQVKIEHVDSAGEIFSTLMGDLVEPRRDFIQENALKVANLDV
- the recF gene encoding DNA replication/repair protein RecF (All proteins in this family for which functions are known are DNA-binding proteins that assist the filamentation of RecA onto DNA for the initiation of recombination or recombinational repair.); its protein translation is MMIEDKSLRVGAAHSPSGGVTFAAPAHPVGAATFDGRTERGAGASDGGNTEDFLVGAHRLRVTRLTLTRFRGYRQTRIETDARSVVLSGPNGAGKTNLLEAVSFLVPGRGLRQARLSDVVLAAPGANGRDEATQNGTSTWAVAARLDTPTGRVDLGTGFDGDGQGVERRVVRIDGEGVRSQAALSEHFSALWLTPQMDRLFIDGADARRRFLDRLVFGFDPAHVGRTNAYRHAVRERAKLLKDGVGDAHWLNALEETIARRAVAIAAARQEMAHRLDQQCRRGRPPFPVARVDLNGSVERWLEDKPALTVEDHLRRILRDSRPFDARHGGAGGGRKDIVLPHRADLVVHHAVKGHRADMCSTGEQKMLLTGLILAGARMLAAERGVAPVLLLDEVAAHLDENHRVALFAAVAEAGGQAWFTGTDPTLFAPLGEDAHFYRVENAQLTKMN